A genomic segment from Diadema setosum chromosome 11, eeDiaSeto1, whole genome shotgun sequence encodes:
- the LOC140234812 gene encoding proton-coupled zinc antiporter SLC30A9, mitochondrial-like → MSKAILSYKERRRKVDYSKKYTDNNTLTAVRAMSDYLLKSSDLEQLRQTARRSPYDQESSQPKMMVYLRSDVEQKAIEVWGSMEALQLEKKKRKEREAIYKEHLFLLKRAMKEYDQFFGSKQASQSMFAGAGKVVLSAIAINATNFLFKLIAWMYSGSSSMFSEAIHSAADVCNQCILFLGIRQSIKKPSRDHPYGYSNLRYVSSLISGVGVFCVGAGLSFYHGITGLIHPEPIHDLLWSYCILGGSLLTEGATLAIAINAIKQGSEARKMPFWEYVWRARDPSVNVVFMEDTAAVFGVIIAASCMGLTSLTGNPMYDSLGAIGIGTLLGAVSGFLIYTNTEALTGRSIPDDQLLKLSEVMENDVMIRGVYDVKATDMGVNTIRFKAELDIDGAELTRSYLDTQDLEVLLKEIQNFKNLEDVETFMLKHGERIIDQLGAEVDRIEKLIKATNPEVRHVDLEIL, encoded by the exons ATGTCAAAAGCCATCTTATCATAcaaggagaggaggaggaaggtgGACTACAGCAAGAAATACACCGACAACAACACCCTCACAGCAGTGCGTGCCATGAGTGACTACCTTCTGAAATCTAG TGATCTTGAGCAACTGAGGCAGACTGCTAGAAGAAGCCCATATGACCAAGAGTCCAGCCAGCCAAAGATGATGGTCTATCTACGTTCTGATGTTGAACAGAA GGCCATTGAGGTTTGGGGAAGTATGGAAGCACTACAgctggagaagaagaaaaggaaagaaagagaagccATATATAAAGAAC ATCTGTTTCTCTTGAAGAGGGCAATGAAGGAGTATGACCAGTTCTTTGGCAGTAAACAG GCATCACAGAGCATGTTCGCTGGGGCTGGGAAGGTTGTCCTTTCAGCAATTGCCAT CAATGCCACCAACTTTCTGTTCAAGCTGATAGCCTGGATGTACTCAGGTTCTTCCAGCATGTTCTCCGAGGCCATCCATTCAGCGGCTGATGTCTGCAATCAGTGTATCCTATTCCTGGGCATCCGTCAGTCCATCAAGAAACCATCTCGTGATCACCC ATACGGGTACAGCAACCTGCGCTATGTGTCCTCCCTCATCAGTGGAGTTGGCGTGTTCTGTGTTGGGGCGGGGCTCTCCTTCTACCATGGCATCACGGGCTTAATTCACCCGGAACCAATCCATGATCTTCTTTGGTCCTACTGCATCCTGGGTGGCTCACTTCTCACAGAAGGGG cTACTCTGGCAATTGCAATAAATGCCATCAAACAGGGTTCAGAAGCAAGAAAGATGCCCTTCTGGGAATATG TGTGGCGAGCCAGGGACCCAAGTGTGAACGTGGTGTTCATGGAAGACACTGCAGCGGTCTTCGGTGTCATCATTGCGGCCAGCTGTATGGGACTGACCTCACTGACCGGCAACCCCATGTATGATTCCCTCGGTGCCATTGGAATCGGGACACTGCTGG GAGCTGTATCAGGCTTTCTGATCTACACCAACACCGAGGCTCTCACCGGACGGTCAATACCGGACGACCAGCTCCTCAAGCTCAGTGAGGTCATGGAAAATGATGTCATGATCAG GGGGGTGTACGACGTGAAAGCAACTGACATGGGCGTCAACACAATCCGATTCAAGGCTGAACTGGACATTGATGGGGCTGAGCTGACCAGGTCTTACCTTGACACACAAGACCTTGAAGTCCTCCTGAAG GAGATTCAGAACTTTAAGAACCTGGAGGATGTGGAGACATTCATGCTAAAGCATGGAGAGCGTATCATCGACCAGCTTGGGGCGGAGGTCGACAGGATAGAGAAACTCATCAAG GCAACAAATCCAGAAGTGAGGCATGTGGATCTGGAAATTCTGTGA